TCTATCGAAGTTCTATGATGAAGAAAAGCATGATGTGAATTGGGAAGAACTTGCAATAACTACTCGTTATTCGGTACGGTTCTTAGATAATGTCATTAACAAGACACCTTATCACTTTGAAGAAAATGAGAAAAATCAGAAGAACGAGCGCCGAGTAGGTCTCGGTACAATGGGCCTTGCAGAGCTGATGATTAAGCTGAACATCCGTTATGGTAGTCCGAAATCATTGGAATTCCTTGATAAAATATATGCTTTTATTGCACGAGAAGCTTATTTGGCTTCAGCTGATATCGCGGGTGATAAAGGATCGTTTACAGCATTCGATGCTGAGAAATACTTACAAAGCGGATTTATGCGTAACATGACAGAGACTTTCCCAGAAGTGGGCGAAGCTATTAAAGAAAAGGGAATGCGTAACGTTACAGTTATTACTCAAGCACCGACAGGCAGTACAGGTACAATGGTAGGGACTTCAACAGGGATTGAACCGTATTTCGCATTCAAATATTATCGTCAAAGTCGTCTAGGTTATGATGAGCAATTCGTACCTATTGCTGAAGAATGGCTTAAAGAACATCCTGGTCAGGAATTGCCGGATTATTTCGTGACATCGATGGATCTGTCAGCTAAAGATCATATTCGTGTACAAGCTGCGATTCAGCGCTGGGTAGATAGCTCCATTTCGAAGACAGCCAACTGTCCTTCTGACTTTACCGTAGAAGAGACAGCAGAGCTCTATGAGATGGCATTCGATCTTGGTTGCAAAGGTGTGACGATCTATCGTGACGGTAGCCGGGATGTTCAAGTGTTGAACACGGACAAGAAGGAATCAGAAGATGTGGAAGTTGGAGTAGAGGAAGCAGAACAGCAAGCAGAACAGCAAGCGGCGGATCACTTTGCCGGTGAAGGGGCCGCTCTAGAATCGCTAAATGGAAGCTTTATAGCTGCTCAGGAGGTTGAATCACAAGGAAAGAAAGTCCTTGATAAGCAGTACAAGAGTCGTCCACAAGTTCTTCGTGGCGCAACGTATAAGGTGAATACGCCATTCGGGATGGCATATATTACAATCAACGATCTCGAGGGAATCCCTAGCGAAATTTTTCTTAATGTTGGGAAGGCAGGATCGGACGTATTCGCCATGGCCGAGGCGTTGGGGCGGGTATGCTCCTTATTCCTCCGCTATGGAGATCATGGGCATAAGGTAGAGCTCCTAATTAAGCACCTCAAAGGTATCGGCGGTTCCGGCGCTATTGGCTTCGGTGTGAACCGCGTAGAATCGATTGCAGATGCCGTCGCGAAAGCATTAGAGTCCCATGTGCAGAGCGGTGTAGGAAGAGAATATGATCACGATCCGGCACCTGTATCAGCTACCCTTGAGAGAGAATTAGTCGTTGATTATGATACGGATAACAGTGGTCACAAACCTAACCCGTCGCATACCTCTCGTGACCTATGCCCTAGTTGCGGTACAGCTTCTCTGATTAACATTGAAGGATGTAAGACGTGTAGTAATTGTGGGTATAGTAAGTGTTCTTAGTGTAACCCCTATGATATCTGCTTGCAGTTCCACCACTGTGTGGTGTCATAATTATTGAGAAAATCTTCAAAATTATTGATTCTGCATATTCAAGATTCTTGAGAAATGCATATCTATACATTGGTATGCAACCTGGTCGGAAATGAATTTGTTTGTTGTAAAAGATATGCATTAACTATTATAATAAATTTTCGCATTCAACACATATGGAATGGACTGGAATGAAGGGGCGAGCCTAGATAGGCTACGCCCCTTGTTTTAACTCGACTAAGCATCTTATGTATCATGTCGCGATCGTTTAGAGTTACATCATTAAAGTGGAGTTTTATAAGTTTACCTTACTTGAGTGAGTAAAAAGTAATAAGGAAATCTCAGAAAAACTACAATAATGCCCAAATGTTTTTTAGCGGAAGCTATGGCGATATTTTCTGTTAATCTTAAGTGAATCATTACCTTGATGAAAGAATCGAAGTAAAAAGTATAAAGGGAAAGGCGACATTTCGTTCAAAATCGAACGAAATGTCGCCTTTTTTTAATTTGAGGCACGCTTATAATTTTTAATAATACAGGTTTTCAGTGGCCTCTTACGAATAATAGGTGTCTCTGTTTCATAATAGGGCCAAAACACCCCAATATACATTTTCTTAGATCTGTCTCTTTATGTTTAAAAATCAAAATAATGTTTATTTGTAGAAATATTTAAATTGCGAATACTTAGAACTACACTGATATAGATTAGATTGTGTAGTAGAAATTAATATAGGACTACATATCAAGGAGTGGGATAGATGAATGTGTATGACAATAAAAATGGATGTGAAATATTGGGTGGTTCACCAAATAACACCGATACATTGAACAGGTACCCTTTGGCAAATAATCCGTATTCTTCTACTTTGAATCTCAATTCTTGTCAAAGCAGTGGTATTACTCAGTGGGTTAATAGAATTGGAGATGCAATTAGTGAGGCAGTATCTATTGGGACAACAATCATCTCTCTTCTTGCAGCGCCTTCTCTTACGGGGAGTATTTCTTTAGCATTTGGTCTTATAAGAAGAATGGGACCAGGAAGTAATGGAAGTTCTATATCAAATTTGTCTATATGTGACTTACTATCTATTATTGATTTACGGGTAAATCAGAGTGTTTTAAACGACGGGATTGCGGATTTTAACGGTGCGGTAGCTGTATATAATCTCTATTTGCAGGCTTTAAATGGTTGGAACAATAATCCCAATCCTACTACTGCTGAAGAACTCCGTACTCGGTTTAGAATAGCTGATTCAGAATTTGAACGTATTTTAACGCGGGGTTCTTTGACACATGGTGGTTCATTAGCCAGACAAGATGCTCAAATATTACTATTACCTTCTTTTGTAAATGCTGCATATCTTCATTTACTTATATTAAGGGATGCTAGTAGATATGGAGCTAGGTGGGGGTTATTTAGCATTACACCTACTATAAATTATCCAGAAAGATTACAAGATCTTATCGGAAGATATACCAATTATTGCATACATTGGTATAATCAAGGTCTAAATGAAATAAGACAACGAGGTAATACTGCTACTGTTTGGTTGGAATTTCATAGATTTCGTAGAGATATGACATTGATGGTATTAGATATAGTATCATCAATGCCATATCTTGATATTATAAGATATCCATTTGCAACAGATGTCCAATTAAGTAGGACAATTTATACAGACCCAATTGGTTTTGTAAATCGTACTACTAGCAACAGACTAAGCTGGTTTGATAGGCGTAATGAAGCTAATTTTTCAGCGTTAGAAAGTGAAATACCTACCGCTCTATTTCATCGGTTTTTGAATAATATAGATATATTTACCGGTCCGCTTGCTTTACCTGTTTCTCCTAATACCCATAGAGCAAGGGTGTGGTATGGTAATCAAAATATCTTTGCATCTGGTAGACAAACTTCTGGGGAAGTAACAAATGATATTCAAAACATTTTGGGTTTAGATATATTTAGAATAGATTCGCAAGCTTGTAATCTAAATAATACTACGTTTGGAGTTAATAGAGCTGAATTTTTTCATGGTGCTAGTCAAGGCTCCCGAAGATCTGTATATGAAGGATTTATTAGAACAAGTGGACTAGATAACCCTGTAGTTACTAATTTGCAAACGTTTATACCGGGAGAAAATTCAACTATACCAACCCCACAAGATTATACTCATATATTAAGTAACCCAATAAATATAAGGGGAGGACTTCGACAATTAGTACCTAATCGTCGTTCTTCTTTAGTCGTATATGGTTGGACACATAGAAGTCTGAGTCGTCACAATATGGTTACACCAAATAAAATTACTCAAGTGTCCGCTGTTAAAGCAAGTACTTCTTCCAATTGTACAGTAATTTCAGGACCAGGATTTACTGGAGGTGATCTAGTAAGATTACATTCTAATGGACAGTTCGTTATACAATTTCAAGTACCAACTCCACAAACAAATTATCGTATTCGTATACGCTATGCCTCTACGTTTGGATGTTCAATAAATATAATATTTAATGATGGTGCTCATTTAAGTACATTACCTTCCACAGCTTCATCACTTGAAAATTTACAATATAATAATTTGAGTTATTTTAACGTTAACGGTACTTTCAAACCTTCAATGGGTAATTCACTAACGATTGTAAATACAAGTTCAAATTCAAATTTAGTAATAGACAAAATCGAATTTATTCCAGAAAATATTTCCGAAAATCAATCGATTGAATATGCAGAAAAGGCTGTGAATGATTTGTTCATCAATAAATAAGATGAGGTCGTGAATGATATGTTTACTAAAAATATGGAAAATATGTTGAAAATAGAAACGACAGATTATGAAATAGATCAAGTGGCAAATTCTATAGAATGTATGTCAGATGAACAATATTCAAAAAATAAAATGATATTATGGGATGAAATAAAATATGCGAAACAATTGAGCCAGTTTCGTAATTTACTCCAAAATGGAGATTTTGAAGAATTATATGGATTTGGAAAAAATGGTTGGACAATAAGTAATAATATTACGATCCAAGCTGATAACCCCATTTTTAAAGGACATTATCTACACATGTCTGGGGCCAAAGACATTGACGGAACTGTATTTCCAACATATATTTATCAGAAAATTGATGAATCAAAATTAAAACCCTATACACGCTACCAAGTAAGAGGATTTGTCGGAAGTAGTAAAGATTTGGGACTTGTTGTGACACGTTATGGTAAAGAAGTTAATGTTGTTATGAATCCGGAGTATAACACACCAGTAACAGATGGATATACTTCTGATACGTGTTCATGCCAACCAAATTTAGAGAAAAAGCATGTTGTATGTCATGATTATCATCAATTCAAGTTCCATATTGACATAGGCCAATTAAATATGAGTGAAAATATAGGGATATGGGTCTTGTTTAAAATTTCTTCACCAGATGGTTTTGCAACATTGGATAATCTAGAAGTAATTGAAGAAGGGTCAATAACAGGAGAAACATTAGAACACGTAAAACAGAGAGAAAAGAAATGGAATTATCAAATGGAGAAAAAACGAATGGAAACACAACAAGCATATAATCAAGCAAAACAGGCTATAGATATATTATTCACAAGTACTCAAGAACTACAATATGATGTTACTTTAAATCATATTAAGAACGCTGAACGATTGGTGCAATCTATTCCATATGTATACAATACTTGGTTACGCACTGTTCCAGGTATGAATTATGATTTATATACCGATTTAACTGCAAGCATAGCACAAGCTCATTATTTATATGATGCACGAAATGTTATAACCAATAGTGATTTTACACAAGGATTATTGGGATGGCACGTAACAGGGAAGGTAGAAGTACAACAAATGAATGGAACTTCTGTATTAGTTCTATCCAATTGGAGCGCGGGTGTATCTCAAGATATGCATATCCAACATAGTCATAGATATGTGTTACGTGTTATTGCAAAAAAAGAAGGATTTGGAAAAGGCTATGTAATGATAAAGGATTGTGATGAAAATCAGGAAACACTTACGTTTACTTCTTGTGAAGAAGGATATATAACAAAAACAGTAGAGATATTCCCAGAAAATGATCGTGTACAAATTGAAATAGGAGAAAATGAAGGCTTATTTTATATCGAAAGTATAGAGTTGATTTGTATGAAAGGATAAAAAAATTCTAATATAATAACACGGTATTATGTACCTCATAATACGACGGGGCACGATAGTTGTATAAAAAATATTGTTGAGCAGGCTACCGCAGTCTGCTCATTTTATTAAGTTAAAACA
The nucleotide sequence above comes from Paenibacillus sp. IHBB 10380. Encoded proteins:
- a CDS encoding adenosylcobalamin-dependent ribonucleoside-diphosphate reductase, giving the protein MSDLQHTRRLEGLSEKIFLDRYAWKDADSNHAKVGDVVLVLTKDDPKFPTKEVGEIIKREGKTVTVKTRSGELVESDVEKLTLNIEKTPEEMWGRLAKAMSSVEETPELQAEWQDKFRYLLDDWKLVPGGRIAAGAGASDELTLFNCYVVPSPKDSRGGIMSTLAEMTEIMARGGGVGINLSSLRPRRSIVKGVNGSSSGAVSWGGLFSYTTGLIEQGGSRRGALMLMINDWHPDVLDFITVKQTMDQVTNANLSVCVSNGFMKAVKEDLDWELVFPDTTEPDYNEVWDGDLDKWKKAGRKVISYRTVKAREIWNTIIDAAWKSAEPGVVFMEHYNDMSNSWYFNPIICTNPCGEQGLPAWGVCNLSAINLSKFYDEEKHDVNWEELAITTRYSVRFLDNVINKTPYHFEENEKNQKNERRVGLGTMGLAELMIKLNIRYGSPKSLEFLDKIYAFIAREAYLASADIAGDKGSFTAFDAEKYLQSGFMRNMTETFPEVGEAIKEKGMRNVTVITQAPTGSTGTMVGTSTGIEPYFAFKYYRQSRLGYDEQFVPIAEEWLKEHPGQELPDYFVTSMDLSAKDHIRVQAAIQRWVDSSISKTANCPSDFTVEETAELYEMAFDLGCKGVTIYRDGSRDVQVLNTDKKESEDVEVGVEEAEQQAEQQAADHFAGEGAALESLNGSFIAAQEVESQGKKVLDKQYKSRPQVLRGATYKVNTPFGMAYITINDLEGIPSEIFLNVGKAGSDVFAMAEALGRVCSLFLRYGDHGHKVELLIKHLKGIGGSGAIGFGVNRVESIADAVAKALESHVQSGVGREYDHDPAPVSATLERELVVDYDTDNSGHKPNPSHTSRDLCPSCGTASLINIEGCKTCSNCGYSKCS
- a CDS encoding insecticidal delta-endotoxin Cry8Ea1 family protein, yielding MNVYDNKNGCEILGGSPNNTDTLNRYPLANNPYSSTLNLNSCQSSGITQWVNRIGDAISEAVSIGTTIISLLAAPSLTGSISLAFGLIRRMGPGSNGSSISNLSICDLLSIIDLRVNQSVLNDGIADFNGAVAVYNLYLQALNGWNNNPNPTTAEELRTRFRIADSEFERILTRGSLTHGGSLARQDAQILLLPSFVNAAYLHLLILRDASRYGARWGLFSITPTINYPERLQDLIGRYTNYCIHWYNQGLNEIRQRGNTATVWLEFHRFRRDMTLMVLDIVSSMPYLDIIRYPFATDVQLSRTIYTDPIGFVNRTTSNRLSWFDRRNEANFSALESEIPTALFHRFLNNIDIFTGPLALPVSPNTHRARVWYGNQNIFASGRQTSGEVTNDIQNILGLDIFRIDSQACNLNNTTFGVNRAEFFHGASQGSRRSVYEGFIRTSGLDNPVVTNLQTFIPGENSTIPTPQDYTHILSNPINIRGGLRQLVPNRRSSLVVYGWTHRSLSRHNMVTPNKITQVSAVKASTSSNCTVISGPGFTGGDLVRLHSNGQFVIQFQVPTPQTNYRIRIRYASTFGCSINIIFNDGAHLSTLPSTASSLENLQYNNLSYFNVNGTFKPSMGNSLTIVNTSSNSNLVIDKIEFIPENISENQSIEYAEKAVNDLFINK